In one Bacteroidota bacterium genomic region, the following are encoded:
- a CDS encoding PTS sugar transporter subunit IIA, translated as MKISDLLTEDLVVTQLEGNSKDDIINSIVDLVATSPKVLDKEKVREAVFEREQIMSTGVGDGFAIPHGKTDAVSDIAAAFAITAEPIDYESLDEKPVRLVFLLVSKANMVGPHIKLLSRISRLMNKSEFREKLLHVSSPKEIIEMFKQEEATYFEG; from the coding sequence ATGAAGATTAGCGATCTCCTCACGGAGGATCTTGTTGTAACACAGCTTGAAGGCAACTCGAAGGACGATATCATTAACAGCATCGTTGATCTCGTTGCAACATCACCGAAAGTTCTCGACAAAGAGAAAGTGCGTGAAGCTGTTTTCGAGCGCGAGCAAATCATGTCAACCGGTGTCGGTGACGGGTTTGCCATCCCTCACGGAAAGACGGACGCCGTGTCAGACATAGCAGCGGCATTTGCCATAACCGCCGAGCCTATTGATTATGAATCGCTCGACGAAAAACCTGTGCGCCTTGTATTTTTACTGGTCAGCAAGGCGAACATGGTCGGACCTCATATCAAGTTGCTCAGCCGCATTTCACGCCTGATGAACAAGTCCGAGTTTCGGGAGAAGCTCCTTCATGTTTCCTCCCCGAAGGAAATCATCGAAATGTTCAAGCAGGAAGAGGCAACGTATTTTGAAGGATAG
- a CDS encoding NAD-dependent epimerase/dehydratase family protein, with the protein MNILVTGGAGFIASHIVDEYITQGHNVSILDNLSTGRQININPAATFHRVDLRDTEAVRKIFQAGNFDVVNHHAAQMDVRRSVEDPVYDASVNIIGVLTMLECCVATGVKRVIFASSGGAIYGEQDYFPADELHPTRPISPYGVAKLTTEQYLFYYKAVYGINSVSLRYANIYGPRQNPEGEAGVVAIFTTKLLSGQQPVINGEGKQTRDYVFVGDVVQANVLALNCEGSHVFNIGTGIETDVNQLFHHLKKLTGSPAEERHGPAKKGEQLRSVLTSARIKMQLGWRATVSMEEGLRKTVEYFRSKEGYGA; encoded by the coding sequence TTGAATATACTTGTTACCGGCGGTGCCGGATTCATCGCATCTCATATTGTAGATGAATACATAACGCAGGGCCACAACGTTTCGATTCTGGACAATCTCTCCACAGGCCGGCAAATCAACATCAATCCGGCGGCGACATTTCACAGGGTTGATCTTCGGGATACCGAGGCTGTGAGGAAGATTTTTCAGGCCGGCAATTTCGATGTCGTCAATCATCACGCAGCACAAATGGATGTTCGCAGATCCGTCGAAGATCCGGTCTATGACGCTTCCGTCAACATCATCGGCGTACTCACAATGCTGGAGTGTTGCGTTGCAACGGGTGTGAAACGCGTGATCTTTGCATCCAGCGGCGGGGCGATTTATGGTGAACAAGATTATTTTCCCGCCGATGAACTTCATCCGACCCGCCCGATTTCACCATACGGCGTGGCGAAGCTCACGACCGAACAATATCTCTTTTACTACAAGGCTGTGTATGGCATCAATTCTGTCAGTCTTCGCTATGCAAATATCTACGGGCCGCGCCAAAATCCGGAAGGCGAAGCGGGCGTTGTTGCAATCTTCACAACAAAACTTCTTAGCGGTCAGCAACCTGTCATCAACGGCGAAGGGAAGCAAACGCGTGACTATGTGTTTGTGGGGGATGTCGTTCAAGCAAACGTTCTGGCGCTCAACTGTGAAGGCTCGCACGTGTTCAATATCGGAACCGGAATTGAAACGGATGTCAACCAACTCTTCCATCATCTCAAAAAACTTACCGGTTCCCCGGCAGAGGAGCGTCACGGTCCGGCCAAGAAAGGCGAACAATTGCGCAGCGTTCTCACATCTGCTCGAATCAAAATGCAATTAGGATGGAGGGCGACTGTTTCAATGGAGGAAGGACTTCGGAAAACTGTCGAGTACTTCAGATCGAAAGAGGGATATGGCGCGTAG
- the rlmB gene encoding 23S rRNA (guanosine(2251)-2'-O)-methyltransferase RlmB, with amino-acid sequence MPETIVGRNPVIEALKAGRAIEHISLLSGVHGKPIEEIRTLAKSRNIPVTEMHRQKFRELADDQMTQGVMAVLRTPHKYVSVDSFFEIAAGRNQQPFLLILDEIEDPHNLGALIRTAECAGVHGVIVPKHHSAPVSSTVVKTSAGATTHIAIAEVTNIVNTIRELKQEGCWIVGLDGTGDRLHDAVDYRSPIAVVVGNEGKGIRRLVKEHCDFVVRIPLLGKIESLNASVAGAVAMYEVVRQRTNKQN; translated from the coding sequence ATGCCTGAAACAATTGTCGGCAGGAATCCGGTCATTGAAGCGCTGAAGGCCGGACGTGCCATCGAACATATTTCTCTCCTTTCCGGCGTACACGGAAAACCCATTGAAGAAATCCGCACACTTGCCAAGTCCCGGAACATCCCCGTCACCGAAATGCACCGCCAGAAGTTCCGTGAACTTGCCGACGATCAAATGACGCAGGGCGTCATGGCCGTACTTCGTACGCCGCACAAGTATGTGAGTGTTGATTCATTTTTTGAGATTGCCGCAGGACGAAACCAGCAACCGTTTCTGCTGATTCTCGACGAAATCGAAGACCCGCACAACCTTGGCGCGCTCATCCGTACCGCCGAGTGTGCCGGAGTGCATGGCGTGATTGTTCCGAAACATCACTCGGCTCCCGTTAGCTCGACTGTCGTCAAGACATCAGCAGGGGCAACAACACACATTGCCATCGCTGAAGTCACCAATATCGTGAACACTATTCGAGAGCTGAAGCAGGAGGGTTGCTGGATTGTCGGGTTGGATGGCACAGGCGACCGGTTGCACGATGCGGTTGACTATAGATCGCCCATTGCAGTGGTTGTTGGGAATGAAGGGAAAGGAATACGGCGGCTAGTGAAGGAGCATTGTGATTTTGTAGTGAGAATCCCCCTTCTGGGAAAAATCGAATCACTCAACGCATCAGTCGCAGGTGCGGTGGCTATGTATGAGGTTGTGCGGCAGCGAACAAACAAGCAGAATTGA
- a CDS encoding NTP transferase domain-containing protein produces MAGGFGTRLRPLTCNTPKPMAPVMNKPMMHHIVELLKHHGISEMISTLYYSPEAITNYFGDGSRLGVKMSYVKAEADYGTAGSVRNATKGIDERILVISGDVLTDFDLSAAIRYHEAKNAKATIVLTHATNPLAFGVVITAEDGKITRFLEKPSWGEVFSDTINTGIYILEPDVMELIPYREEFDFSKNLFPHLFRNDLGLYGYIAEGYWRDIGNLNEYQEAHTDALNGIVNINIEGKKEGNLRYGEGCSFQREKLSITGHVVLGKNVTIGDDVALSNCVIGDNCVIGPGAVLRNTVIWNDVVVGHSTELSTDVVCSRCSIGEKAVIAENVFIGDACWIGRKAQLSSNIKLWPEKVVEEGAILTRSLVWEDKWLRELFADARVTGLSNIEMNPEFGAKLGAAYGAFIGEGRTAVTCRDSDNVSRMMNRALICGLVSAGVNTMDLRAMSIPLLRHELSTGKEAGGIHVRRSPFDKNLTDIIFFDANGKDLPSGKTKNIERLFFGEDFPRATRDKVGSIFFPERTTESYREKFISSINMDAINKRKFNMVIDYSNGVASTIFPIILGSFDCQVIATNAHLDPKRLTRDQYEFDNSIRQLSHIVTSLRYDIGCLIDAGGEKIFLVNENGEAIHTDRLLTIVTELFLQTNPDATAIAVPITSSGDIDIICGQRNVSVLKTRNSHLAMMEAATTKQVQFVGGNKGGFIFTDFFFATDAMYSFARILMMMAMTGKRLGDIDAALPRMYMSRRNVNCSWEHKGRVMRQIMRDSEGKQRDLVDGVKVHLQHNGQRASVLLLPDKERPLFHINAEAPDKSVADDLANQYERKIIHWRDKS; encoded by the coding sequence ATGGCTGGAGGGTTCGGAACGCGACTGCGCCCGTTGACGTGTAACACTCCAAAGCCCATGGCGCCCGTTATGAACAAACCGATGATGCACCACATCGTGGAGTTGCTGAAACATCACGGCATCTCGGAAATGATCTCCACCCTGTACTACTCCCCTGAAGCGATCACCAACTATTTTGGCGACGGGTCACGACTTGGCGTGAAGATGAGTTACGTGAAAGCCGAGGCCGACTACGGAACCGCCGGAAGCGTGCGCAATGCGACAAAGGGAATTGATGAACGGATCCTCGTTATCAGCGGGGATGTGCTTACCGACTTTGACTTATCCGCTGCAATCCGGTATCACGAAGCCAAGAACGCAAAGGCCACGATCGTTCTCACACATGCAACAAATCCGCTGGCGTTCGGCGTTGTCATCACGGCAGAAGACGGCAAGATCACCCGCTTTCTTGAAAAACCTTCTTGGGGAGAAGTCTTCAGCGATACCATCAACACCGGCATTTACATTCTTGAACCGGATGTAATGGAGTTGATCCCGTATCGTGAGGAATTTGATTTCAGCAAGAATCTTTTCCCGCATCTCTTCCGCAACGACTTGGGATTGTACGGGTACATCGCGGAAGGATACTGGCGCGACATCGGAAACCTGAATGAGTATCAGGAAGCACATACTGACGCACTGAACGGTATCGTCAATATCAATATCGAGGGAAAGAAGGAGGGCAACTTGCGGTATGGCGAGGGTTGTTCGTTCCAACGCGAGAAGCTTTCCATTACCGGACACGTTGTGCTCGGCAAGAATGTTACGATCGGAGATGACGTCGCCCTCTCCAACTGCGTCATTGGCGACAACTGCGTCATCGGCCCGGGAGCCGTGCTTCGCAATACCGTGATTTGGAATGACGTCGTTGTCGGGCACAGTACGGAGCTTTCCACAGATGTTGTCTGCTCGCGCTGCTCTATCGGTGAAAAGGCCGTCATCGCCGAGAACGTATTCATCGGCGATGCCTGCTGGATTGGAAGAAAAGCGCAGCTCTCATCCAATATCAAACTCTGGCCTGAGAAGGTCGTTGAAGAAGGCGCCATCCTCACACGCAGTCTTGTTTGGGAGGATAAATGGTTGCGCGAGTTGTTTGCCGATGCGCGAGTGACCGGACTTTCCAATATCGAGATGAATCCTGAATTCGGCGCGAAATTGGGCGCAGCGTACGGGGCATTTATCGGGGAAGGCAGAACAGCAGTTACGTGCCGTGATTCCGACAACGTATCCCGCATGATGAACCGCGCGCTGATTTGCGGCTTGGTATCGGCGGGCGTTAACACAATGGACTTACGGGCAATGTCCATCCCCCTGCTGCGTCATGAATTGAGTACAGGCAAGGAGGCGGGCGGCATTCATGTCCGGCGGTCGCCGTTTGACAAAAATCTGACCGACATCATCTTCTTCGATGCAAACGGAAAGGACTTGCCTTCGGGAAAGACGAAGAACATCGAACGCCTGTTTTTCGGAGAGGATTTCCCCCGTGCCACACGCGACAAAGTGGGAAGCATCTTCTTCCCCGAACGAACGACGGAATCGTACCGGGAAAAGTTCATATCCTCCATCAACATGGATGCAATCAACAAGCGCAAGTTCAATATGGTGATCGATTATTCGAACGGCGTTGCTTCAACAATTTTCCCCATTATTCTGGGCTCATTTGATTGCCAGGTTATCGCGACCAACGCCCATCTCGATCCCAAACGGTTGACCCGCGATCAGTATGAATTCGACAACTCCATCAGGCAACTCTCCCACATCGTCACCTCGTTGCGATATGACATCGGCTGCCTCATTGACGCCGGAGGCGAAAAGATCTTCCTCGTCAATGAAAACGGAGAGGCCATCCACACCGACCGGCTGCTGACGATTGTGACCGAGCTTTTTCTTCAAACAAATCCTGATGCAACCGCAATTGCGGTTCCCATCACGTCATCCGGGGATATCGACATCATTTGCGGCCAACGGAATGTCTCCGTGCTCAAAACCCGGAACAGCCACCTTGCTATGATGGAGGCGGCAACCACCAAGCAAGTGCAATTTGTTGGTGGAAACAAAGGGGGCTTCATTTTCACGGACTTTTTTTTCGCAACGGACGCGATGTACTCCTTTGCGCGAATTCTCATGATGATGGCTATGACCGGCAAGCGGTTGGGAGACATTGACGCTGCACTGCCGCGCATGTACATGTCGAGACGTAACGTCAATTGTTCGTGGGAGCACAAGGGAAGGGTGATGCGACAGATTATGCGCGATTCGGAGGGCAAGCAACGTGATCTCGTGGATGGTGTAAAGGTACATTTGCAACACAACGGCCAGCGCGCTTCCGTGTTACTGTTGCCTGACAAGGAACGTCCCCTGTTTCATATCAATGCAGAGGCGCCGGACAAATCCGTTGCCGACGATCTGGCAAACCAATACGAGCGCAAGATTATTCACTGGCGCGACAAATCATAG
- the meaB gene encoding methylmalonyl Co-A mutase-associated GTPase MeaB has protein sequence MARRSAVDSGLLFEGDRIATARAISLVENELDGSEELLRSIFPKTGRAYRIGITGPPGAGKSTLTNKLAQYYRRQNLGVGIIAVDPTSPFTGGALLGDRVRMTDVELDEDVFIRSMASRGSLGGLSKKAMEAADVLDASGKDIIIMETVGVGQSELDIAGAADSTVVVLVPESGDSIQAMKAGLMEIADFFVLNKADRAGAEQAVMSIKMILHFKPASAWNPDVLKCIASEGKGIEEIAAKISEHRTFLEQSKELQKKRRSRMESRIRELVADTLRTDFWSEERQRMLSSRMDDVVSFTTTPYDLAHELINNFRNH, from the coding sequence ATGGCGCGTAGATCGGCTGTCGATTCGGGGCTGTTGTTTGAGGGCGACCGCATTGCAACCGCCCGGGCAATCTCTCTTGTTGAGAATGAGCTTGATGGCTCGGAGGAATTGCTGCGTTCGATTTTTCCGAAGACAGGTCGTGCGTACCGCATTGGAATAACCGGCCCCCCGGGAGCCGGCAAAAGCACGCTCACAAACAAACTTGCACAATACTATCGACGGCAAAATCTCGGTGTCGGGATCATCGCCGTCGACCCGACGAGTCCGTTTACGGGCGGGGCATTGCTTGGCGACCGGGTTCGCATGACGGATGTTGAGTTGGACGAAGATGTGTTCATTCGAAGCATGGCTTCGCGGGGAAGTCTTGGAGGATTGAGCAAGAAGGCAATGGAGGCAGCCGATGTTCTTGACGCGTCGGGGAAAGATATTATCATCATGGAAACAGTCGGTGTCGGCCAATCGGAACTGGATATTGCCGGAGCTGCAGATTCAACCGTTGTGGTTCTCGTGCCCGAGTCGGGCGATTCCATACAGGCTATGAAGGCAGGTTTGATGGAGATTGCGGACTTCTTTGTGCTGAACAAAGCTGATCGCGCCGGGGCCGAACAGGCGGTGATGTCCATCAAGATGATTCTGCATTTCAAGCCGGCAAGTGCCTGGAATCCTGATGTGCTGAAATGCATAGCCAGCGAAGGAAAGGGGATTGAAGAGATCGCCGCGAAAATCAGCGAGCATCGGACGTTCCTCGAACAAAGCAAGGAACTGCAGAAGAAGCGGCGCTCACGAATGGAGTCACGTATTCGTGAGCTTGTAGCCGATACACTCCGTACGGATTTCTGGAGTGAAGAACGACAACGTATGCTCTCTTCCCGGATGGATGATGTTGTTTCGTTCACGACAACTCCGTACGACCTTGCGCATGAATTAATCAATAATTTCCGTAATCACTAG
- a CDS encoding acyl-CoA dehydrogenase family protein yields MSFNLTESQKAVQELARKFAEEEMRPYVMKYDESQEFPHDIAKKAADLGFMGMTWPEELGGAGLSEMEAIVIIEEIAKVDPSIALTVASHNSLCTGHIMKFANEEQKKRYVPDLASGRKLGAWGLTEPGSGSDSGGMKTIAARDGKDWILNGSKTFITQGSVGGTYVIMAMTDRSKGKGSISAFILEKGMKGFTIGKKENKLGMRCSDTATLIFDNVRVPGENLIGEVGQGFKQALTVLDGGRIGIAALSVGIAQGALDASVKYAKERHQFGKALAEFQGIQWKLADMATEINAARLLTQRAAWMATNGMDYTLAVSQAKLFASEAAVRATNEAVQIHGGYGFIKEFPVEKLYRDVKLMTIGEGTSEVQKMVIARQLLAM; encoded by the coding sequence ATGAGCTTCAATCTCACCGAAAGCCAGAAGGCCGTTCAAGAGCTTGCGCGCAAGTTCGCTGAAGAGGAGATGCGCCCTTACGTCATGAAGTATGACGAGTCACAGGAATTTCCTCACGACATTGCGAAGAAAGCGGCCGATCTCGGCTTCATGGGAATGACGTGGCCCGAAGAACTTGGCGGTGCCGGATTGAGTGAGATGGAGGCGATTGTCATCATTGAAGAGATTGCGAAAGTCGATCCGTCAATTGCCCTCACCGTCGCTTCGCACAATAGTCTGTGTACGGGGCACATCATGAAGTTTGCCAATGAAGAGCAGAAGAAGCGGTACGTTCCCGATCTTGCCAGCGGGCGCAAACTCGGCGCGTGGGGGCTGACGGAACCCGGATCCGGGAGTGATTCGGGAGGGATGAAAACAATCGCTGCCCGCGACGGCAAGGACTGGATTCTCAACGGGAGCAAAACATTCATAACGCAAGGGTCGGTCGGCGGAACGTACGTCATCATGGCGATGACGGACCGGTCGAAAGGGAAGGGGAGCATCTCGGCCTTCATTCTTGAAAAAGGAATGAAAGGATTCACCATCGGCAAGAAAGAAAACAAACTCGGCATGCGCTGCAGCGATACCGCAACGTTGATATTCGATAACGTTCGTGTGCCCGGGGAAAATCTGATCGGGGAAGTAGGGCAGGGATTCAAACAGGCGCTCACCGTTCTCGATGGCGGACGGATCGGCATTGCGGCCCTTTCAGTAGGCATTGCTCAAGGCGCGCTCGATGCGAGCGTGAAGTATGCAAAGGAGCGGCATCAATTTGGCAAGGCGCTGGCGGAGTTTCAAGGCATCCAATGGAAGCTTGCCGATATGGCAACTGAAATCAATGCCGCCCGGCTGCTAACCCAACGGGCAGCATGGATGGCAACGAATGGAATGGACTACACGCTCGCGGTTTCTCAGGCGAAACTCTTTGCCAGCGAAGCCGCTGTGCGTGCAACCAACGAAGCCGTACAAATTCATGGCGGCTACGGATTCATCAAGGAATTTCCGGTCGAAAAGTTGTATCGTGATGTGAAGTTGATGACGATCGGTGAAGGGACTTCTGAAGTTCAAAAGATGGTTATTGCAAGACAATTGCTGGCAATGTAA
- a CDS encoding glutaredoxin family protein encodes MILVELYSKDDCPLCDEAIAVLDKVRSETPFTLKVVKLLPGEENFDEFKHDFPVLHINKRFAFKHRLNETTLKIRLQQVANEGKSVALEDDVDFGDVNRG; translated from the coding sequence ATGATACTCGTCGAACTATATTCCAAAGACGACTGCCCGCTCTGCGACGAGGCGATTGCTGTACTGGACAAAGTCCGTTCGGAAACACCCTTTACGCTCAAGGTTGTCAAACTCCTCCCGGGCGAAGAGAACTTTGATGAATTCAAGCACGATTTTCCCGTGCTTCACATCAACAAGCGGTTTGCATTCAAGCACCGGCTGAATGAAACGACGCTGAAGATCCGCCTGCAACAGGTGGCCAACGAGGGCAAAAGCGTGGCACTTGAAGATGACGTTGATTTCGGGGATGTAAACCGCGGATGA
- a CDS encoding acyl-CoA carboxylase subunit beta, with the protein MARIGTELKHSPSFQKNEENFTSRLKFVREMAEKVKLGGGKAAIEKLHQKGKLSARERIEKLIDPGSYFLEVGLFAAYEMYEEYGGAPSSGTVFGIGKIHGRDVVIVANDATVKAGAWFPITAKKNLRAQEISIENRLPIVYLVDSAGVFLPLQSEIFPDKEHFGRIFRNNAVMSSLGITQIAAIMGPCVAGGAYLPIMSDEAMIVDKTGSVFLAGAHLVKAAIGEEIENELLGGATVHCEISGVTDHKMANDDEAIQKIRSIVGKLGHKPTAGFDRIEPVQPEFPAEEIYGLFPADRTKPYDTYEILARILDGSELDEYKAGYGKTIVTGYARIDGWAVGIVANQRSVVKTAKGEMQVGGVIYSDSADKATRFILNCNQKRIPLVFFQDVTGFMVGSRAEHGGIIKDGAKLVNAVANSIVPKFTFMVGNSYGAGNYAMCGKAYEPRLIYAWPTAQIAVMGGKQASETLLGIRIQQMEKGGKHISKEQQQQLLAEIQQRYEKETNPYFAAARLWVDGIVDPAETRNIVSRGIEMAMHNPDFPQFNPGVIQT; encoded by the coding sequence ATGGCGCGTATCGGAACGGAACTCAAACATTCTCCCTCGTTTCAAAAAAATGAGGAGAATTTCACATCCCGGCTGAAGTTCGTTCGCGAGATGGCTGAAAAAGTCAAACTCGGCGGCGGCAAGGCGGCGATTGAGAAACTTCATCAGAAAGGAAAGCTCTCGGCACGGGAACGCATTGAAAAGCTGATTGATCCCGGGAGTTACTTCCTTGAAGTCGGCCTTTTTGCCGCGTACGAAATGTATGAGGAATATGGAGGAGCCCCGTCGTCAGGAACCGTGTTCGGCATCGGCAAGATTCATGGACGGGACGTCGTGATCGTTGCCAATGATGCGACAGTCAAGGCAGGGGCGTGGTTTCCGATCACTGCCAAAAAGAATTTGCGTGCGCAGGAAATCTCCATCGAAAACAGGCTCCCGATTGTGTATCTCGTCGACTCCGCGGGTGTGTTTCTCCCTCTCCAAAGTGAAATCTTTCCGGACAAAGAACATTTCGGCCGCATCTTCCGGAACAACGCCGTCATGTCGTCGCTCGGCATCACACAAATTGCTGCAATCATGGGACCGTGTGTGGCGGGCGGTGCGTATCTCCCGATCATGAGCGACGAAGCGATGATTGTTGATAAGACCGGAAGCGTCTTCCTTGCCGGTGCGCATTTAGTGAAAGCGGCAATTGGCGAAGAGATTGAAAACGAACTGCTCGGCGGAGCTACAGTCCATTGTGAAATCAGCGGCGTCACCGACCACAAAATGGCCAATGATGACGAAGCGATTCAGAAAATCCGTAGCATTGTCGGTAAACTCGGCCACAAGCCGACAGCAGGGTTTGACAGGATCGAACCCGTTCAGCCGGAATTTCCCGCTGAAGAAATCTACGGCCTCTTTCCTGCAGATCGCACGAAGCCGTATGACACGTATGAAATTCTTGCGCGCATTCTCGACGGAAGTGAACTCGACGAGTATAAGGCGGGCTATGGCAAGACCATCGTTACCGGCTACGCCCGTATTGATGGTTGGGCGGTCGGGATTGTCGCGAACCAGCGTTCGGTTGTGAAAACTGCAAAAGGCGAGATGCAGGTCGGCGGGGTGATCTACAGTGATAGCGCCGACAAGGCAACGCGCTTCATTCTGAACTGCAACCAGAAGCGCATCCCGCTGGTATTTTTCCAGGATGTCACAGGGTTCATGGTCGGAAGTCGTGCTGAACATGGCGGCATTATCAAGGATGGCGCGAAACTCGTGAATGCCGTCGCAAACAGCATCGTTCCGAAGTTCACATTCATGGTCGGGAATAGTTACGGGGCGGGAAACTACGCAATGTGCGGCAAAGCGTACGAACCTCGCTTGATCTATGCTTGGCCGACTGCACAGATTGCCGTGATGGGAGGGAAGCAGGCGAGCGAGACATTGTTAGGAATTCGCATTCAGCAGATGGAAAAGGGCGGCAAACACATCAGCAAAGAGCAACAACAGCAGTTGCTCGCTGAAATCCAGCAACGTTACGAAAAAGAGACGAACCCCTACTTTGCCGCCGCACGATTGTGGGTTGATGGAATTGTTGATCCCGCGGAGACACGCAACATCGTTTCCAGGGGAATTGAGATGGCAATGCACAATCCCGATTTTCCGCAGTTTAATCCCGGCGTTATTCAAACGTAA
- a CDS encoding prolipoprotein diacylglyceryl transferase encodes MIPILFEIGPVKVYSYGLMLGIGFLLGSYILSLEFKRKGINPNFASNITIIALIFGLAGAKLLYLIENWSSFVRAPFDMIFSAGGLTWYGGFIVGMTAIVVYVRSKMLPILKVVDGLGVALLLAYGVARLGCHLSGDGDYGFPTDLPWGTNYENGTYPPSRAFSIFPELTSQYPNGIVPDNTPCHPTPVYEMLLGVGGFLLMWLYFRKKNYPDGKLFALYLVLSSLFRFSVEFLRLNPRLLFGLSEAQLISIPLFLGGVIWILVLNRKREDADS; translated from the coding sequence ATGATTCCGATTCTGTTTGAAATAGGCCCCGTTAAGGTGTACAGTTACGGACTAATGCTGGGTATTGGATTTCTTCTCGGAAGCTACATTCTCTCCTTGGAATTCAAGCGCAAAGGTATCAACCCGAACTTCGCCAGCAATATTACCATCATAGCCTTGATCTTCGGCCTCGCCGGCGCAAAACTGTTGTACCTTATAGAAAACTGGAGCTCGTTCGTGCGGGCCCCGTTCGACATGATCTTTTCTGCTGGCGGATTGACGTGGTACGGTGGATTTATTGTCGGTATGACTGCTATCGTCGTCTATGTTCGATCAAAGATGCTTCCCATCCTCAAAGTTGTCGATGGCCTCGGTGTAGCGCTCTTGCTTGCATACGGCGTTGCCCGTTTGGGTTGCCACTTGTCGGGAGACGGCGATTACGGCTTTCCTACCGATTTGCCGTGGGGTACGAATTACGAAAACGGCACGTATCCTCCTTCACGGGCATTTTCCATTTTTCCCGAACTCACAAGCCAATACCCAAATGGCATCGTTCCCGACAACACTCCGTGTCACCCGACACCCGTGTACGAAATGCTCCTTGGTGTCGGCGGGTTTCTGTTGATGTGGTTGTACTTTAGAAAGAAGAACTATCCCGACGGAAAGCTCTTCGCCCTTTACCTTGTCCTGTCAAGTCTGTTCAGGTTCAGCGTGGAATTTCTACGCCTTAACCCTCGACTACTCTTCGGCTTGTCAGAGGCACAACTCATCAGCATCCCCTTGTTCCTTGGCGGCGTGATCTGGATTCTCGTACTGAACCGAAAACGTGAAGATGCGGATTCATGA